GTGCTAAGGCGTATTGAGCATCGAATACTTCTTGCTGTGCTGCTTGACGACACCAATGGATGGCTGCATCAATATTTTGCTCTAAGTGGCCATATCCTTGAGCATAGAAAGCGGCTAATTTGAATTGAGCAAATTTATCACCCTGTTCGGCTGCCCGACGATACAGGTCTAAAGCCTGTGTCTCATCCCGATTCACTCCCTCCCCTTGCAGGTAACAATATCCTAATAATCGCATCGCCTCTGGATGATTTTGTGCTGCGGCTAAGGTTAACCAACTTACTGCTTGCGAGTAGTCTGCATACCCAATTAGGTAAATTGCCCCTAACGCTGCTTGAGCTTGAGTTGAACCTAAATCCGCCAAGTCTTTCAACTTGGGCAATAAATTGACAATGTAGGGTTCGGCTTCATCAAAATCTGTATCCCAAGCTTTTAAATACCAATTTGCTGCACTTATCGGGTCAACTTCACGCCCGTCACCATAGTTATATAAATGTCCGATGTACAAGCAAGCTAATTCGTGATTTTGTGCGGCGGCTTTCATCCACCACTGTTGAGCTACATCAAAATCTTGAGCTACACCTTCACCTTGGGCATACATTGTTCCAATGATAAATGCTGCCTCTATCTCACCTGCTTGGGAAGCGTTGATATACCACGATAAAGCTACTGTATAATCCTTCTCTACACCGCGTCCTTGAGCATAAAGGGCTGCGAGATTGTATGCTGCTTGCGGATGCCCAGCTTCTGCTGCAATTTGATAATGATATGCTGCGGCGGCTGGATCTGCAACAAAGCCCTGTCCATTAGAGTGCATTAGCCCCAATAAACAGTGAGCTTGAGGACTTTGGTTGAGGTTAGCTAATCTTGTAAAAATCTGTTTAGCAGTCTCGTAATCTCGTGCATTGTAAGCATTTAATCCCTGCTCTAGATAGCTCATATAATTGGTTACAATTGTATGCCATTCACTACTAACAACTAAGCTTAACGTAAGTTAGATATAGCAATCTCTAATTTCTTGCTTCTTCTACCGAAAATTATTCGTTTTGGTCGCATTTGGAGCCAGTTGCTCCTAAGCGAACAAGTGCTAATAATGTGGTGACAACAGCACTCATGCAACTGGCATCCACTGAGATAACACAAAAAGTACCGCCTTCCGTCTCGTACAACTTCTTGGTCTTCCCGGTGTTTTGATATCCCTATTGAAACTGCAACAGCAATAGATTGAGTGCCAATTTGCCAAAAATGTTTTTGTTTTACAAGTTGGTATCAAATTTGCAAGCGATGCCTTTATCTGCTTCGTAGATAGATAATTTTATGTTCTAAAGTAGAAGATAGGTTGATAAACAGTTTTTCTAAACAAACCAATGAAAATGTTCGGTTTGGTTGTATCTGCATTATTGCTATTTAGCGCACCTGCGGTCACAGTTGAGTTTAAAGGGCAGAATATTGATGGTCAAAGGCTTCGAGCTAAAGCTTATTATTATGCAACTGGTGGAGT
The nucleotide sequence above comes from Nostoc sp. MS1. Encoded proteins:
- a CDS encoding tetratricopeptide repeat protein, which translates into the protein MSYLEQGLNAYNARDYETAKQIFTRLANLNQSPQAHCLLGLMHSNGQGFVADPAAAAYHYQIAAEAGHPQAAYNLAALYAQGRGVEKDYTVALSWYINASQAGEIEAAFIIGTMYAQGEGVAQDFDVAQQWWMKAAAQNHELACLYIGHLYNYGDGREVDPISAANWYLKAWDTDFDEAEPYIVNLLPKLKDLADLGSTQAQAALGAIYLIGYADYSQAVSWLTLAAAQNHPEAMRLLGYCYLQGEGVNRDETQALDLYRRAAEQGDKFAQFKLAAFYAQGYGHLEQNIDAAIHWCRQAAQQEVFDAQYALAQLLAQRNRNRADAVEAIKRICNYAQQNPTQTEYQLTAGDGEWSVVVAAGGKVVSLVGIEFDELTAHTTAQERTPD